A region of the Carya illinoinensis cultivar Pawnee chromosome 16, C.illinoinensisPawnee_v1, whole genome shotgun sequence genome:
TTAAGGATTttccaattatttatatatagtggaTTACTGATAGGGATATAATAATACCAATAACTATTTAACAACTAAAATGTTAGTGCttaacttatttataatttatgtatgttagtgataatatgttagtatctaatttatttatatctttgattatcagtgttagtgataatatataaatgTTACAAATAAGTCTTAATTAGATGCTTTTCATGATGGACATAATTATGAGACTACCTCAAAACTCAGAATACTAAGTACTATAAGATTAACCTTTTAGTGAGATGATATAAAGTCAAACCTTAAAACTTTAAAGATGCTAAAACGGATTGATTAATGGTCTAATCCAAACATGCCAAGTCTAAGCCACATCATGTAAGTAGCCGAACGAGAATCTTGAATGGGCTTCCACTCCATCCACCTGCAGAATGGGCTTCCAGTCTTACTCAAAACCACAAGCCTCTGCGTACCCAAACAAAGCCTGGGAATCCTCGAAGCAAAGAGGTGAAAAAGCAAACAAAGGCCGGCCAGCAAATGAAGCCAGAGTGGTTTGACATGAAACAGAAATGCTAACCACAATCGTGGGATCCAGACagttgattttatattttaaaaataattacaaataaatatatatattttttatattgaagAATTTGGAGAGAAGGACGAAACCAGAACCTCTGGAGATTGTCTTATACTATCTAAGTCATGTGttcttgtttaaataaaatgttttaaaaagatttatgttatatatatataatatatttacttttaCTTATTTCTTAAACTGAAATGattagtaaaaataattattttatattaaaaaaataaagtaatcaattattataattaataaaatatataaagatatataaaaatcaccgcacatatttttttttttttaaaaagagaaaataagagaaaagaaaagatgacgCATTTGCTGCTGTAGACACGACGCACAAAATGGCTGCAACCATCAGCGgcaacaaaacaaacacaaggCGAGCGGAGACAGATAACGATGGGACAAAGTCGTGAATTCTCAAACAGCATTCATTTCTCATCTTGTCGTCTTCGAACGTCACCAAAAACACCAGCGAGTGCCTACTCTCCACCCCCCCTATCTATTATGCACGCATCACATGGCCATAACCCTCCTTTTCCCCTTCCCCACCTTTACAAACCAAAGCATTATTCATTTTACTTTACCAATTAGTACTGCCGGTTATTCAATTTAtcatctttctctcttcttcagCACAACCCACATAGCCAAATTCAGACCCACAAACAGAGCGTCTGCTATGAAGCGTGCACTCATGGCTGACGATGCAGCGGCGAATACTGGGGAAGacaagaagatgaagaggatTAGGGTTGacgaagaggaagaaaatggggAAAAAGGAATTGGGTTTGTGAATCTGGATGAGAATCTGCTGTACGAGGTGTTGAAACATGTGGACGCGAGGACGCTCGCGGTGGCGTCCTGCGTGAGCAAACTCTGGCACAGGACGGCGCAGGACGAGCGGCTCTGGGAGCTGATCTGCACCAGGGACTGGGCTAACATCGGCTGCGCCAATCAACAGCTCCGATCTGTGGTCCTCGCTCTCGGGGGGTTCCGTCGTCTCTATTCCCTTTACATCTGGCCTCTTTATAAGTCCCAGTCGTCCGGCTCGTCTTCTTCCCTTCCATCATCGTCGTCTTGTGCCCCTTTCGGACCGATGATGGGATCGAAGCTGCCAACTCGGTGGGGAAAAGACGAGGTTCATCTCTCGCTCTCGCTTTTCTCTATTCGCTACTACGAGAAGATGAACTTCAAGAACGGAGGCAGATGATTTCTATCATCCATTAATACTTCTAATTgcagttttctttttccttggtGCCACTAAGTGCAGCATTTGATTTCTTTTATGGTTTTGATTTTTCACATGGGTCGATATCTAGATCCGTATGCTATGTATTAGCGTTTCCTCGTTGACTTTTTGAGCTTCTTGTATAAACTGAAATGGAATTGTCAAATTTGTGCATAATTATGTCATAACGAGGATCATCCACATCCTGTTATATTCTCGTTCTTGATTCATTGGGTTGCTGGGAAATTTGTGTTTGGAAgctaagaaagaaagagaggaacAACATGAGCAAACTGGGCAATGTAGATGTCGATTTGCTTTTGGGGGAAAGAGGAGGGGGGGTGGTTGGTGGGGTGGGATGGGGTGAGGTGGAGAGGGTGGAGGGGGAGGCTAGGCAGGATTTTGTGGATGCATTTTCCGAATACCCACAAAGAGAGGGTACCAAAATGTCCGGAACTGGCCAAGCTTTCTGGCATTTCCCATAGCCTAGTCTGCTAAGGACACCCAGATGAGTTCGTCATAGACTGTATCTGCAAAAAGGGCCAAAATCCATAGGGTGACCATGTTGTCTTATTGTTAGTCCCTATTCGTTTGAGGAATGCATCAGTATTGAACTGGCAGCTATGGCTGTATCTCTTTGGATTCATTCCGTGCCTGTAGTTTTGACGACAAGAAATCTCGAGATATTACAAACGCAAGATGTCTTTTTATTCGTTCCATCCACATGACATAAATTACGATGAAATGATTCTCACCGAAGAGATGCTACCTCGGAGAGAATGTCCGCAAGACGAACTTACCACTTGTTCCTATTGAGAGTGGCACAGACGAAAAACAGAGCTGTGGGAAAACTTAATTGTATATTCGAgtaatgtaattatatatacacggtatgtactatttatatattacaatgtgcaataaagaataaagaataTTCTGACAGTAACAATCCTAACAGAATGAGAGTGACATGCGTTTATTTTACCactatgcttttatctggtggaaCCTTGGGTAGCTGGGTCTGTTGTGAGCTCAATAGTTCCAACTCCTAAAGAgattacctttttattttttatttttgaagaaaacATCGACTATAATTCACTTAACAAGGGGTTACAAGTTCCATGTTGTCTGAATAGACAAACCTTTCTACTACATCATCTGAGATTGATATTGCTTATTTGGCAAGATTATGGGCATAAACATTGCCTAATCTTTTGACATGTGAGACCCTCCAACTAGGTAAAGATGAAAGTCTAGTTTTTATATCACTAATGATCATTCCCACTCTGTCCCATCTATCTATTTGTTGTTCTATTCCCTTTACAATGGTTAGAGAGTCCCCCTCTATTATGACTGATTTGTATTCCATCTCATTGGCCATTTCTGCCGCATATAAGGCACCTATTCCTTCAGCAAGTAGATGATCCATTAGACAtggttttgagaattttttggtAGCCAACACTCTGCCTACATGATCCTGAGCCACTAGACCAAATCCTGCTTTTCCCCTTCCTTCATTCAGACTTGCATCCTAGTTAATTTTGGTTACCCATGAAGGTGGAGAttgccatattttgttgatcTCTGCAGTCCTTCGATTTTGTGTTGTTGGTTTTTCTTGTGATGCTTTAAATTCTTCAAGAGTTTTCCTTGCTGTCTTGACTAAAGCATTAGGGTGAATAAATGAATTTTCAAATACAAACTGATTCCTCCTATACCATATGTTTCTTGCTATTATTGCAAATAG
Encoded here:
- the LOC122298441 gene encoding F-box protein GID2-like, with translation MAITLLFPFPTFTNQSIIHFTLPISTAGYSIYHLSLFFSTTHIAKFRPTNRASAMKRALMADDAAANTGEDKKMKRIRVDEEEENGEKGIGFVNLDENLLYEVLKHVDARTLAVASCVSKLWHRTAQDERLWELICTRDWANIGCANQQLRSVVLALGGFRRLYSLYIWPLYKSQSSGSSSSLPSSSSCAPFGPMMGSKLPTRWGKDEVHLSLSLFSIRYYEKMNFKNGGR